In Tenacibaculum pacificus, a single window of DNA contains:
- a CDS encoding toxin-antitoxin system YwqK family antitoxin gives MQYQKNYKNGRIDGELVTYNKEGEKTKSEFYKNNKKHGKWFRQYSYGNIILEEYNEGKPAGKWLKKDKNGNTFFEKSYSNPGKYSYKKYHINGNIKEAGTYNKGKLNSDYFKYNLNKVLLVKRFYEHGKLIDSELYFENGNKKEIIKRIGKSDNATVEIYNKDGFLIKKGTYLKKYKNGLWKFFEPKKGRLVEEITYANNSKHGLYKKYNAANIISIKGNYINNNKDGVWKYYDLAGSIKKEIVYQLGKKISTKTFD, from the coding sequence TTGCAATATCAAAAAAACTATAAAAATGGGCGTATTGATGGTGAATTAGTTACCTATAATAAAGAAGGTGAAAAAACAAAATCAGAATTTTATAAAAACAATAAAAAACATGGTAAGTGGTTTAGACAATATAGTTATGGGAATATTATACTAGAAGAGTATAATGAAGGAAAACCTGCTGGTAAATGGCTTAAAAAAGATAAAAACGGGAATACTTTTTTTGAAAAATCATATTCAAATCCAGGAAAATATAGTTATAAGAAATATCATATCAATGGAAATATTAAAGAAGCTGGAACATACAATAAAGGCAAATTAAATAGCGATTATTTTAAATATAACTTAAATAAAGTACTTTTAGTAAAACGATTCTATGAACATGGAAAACTGATTGATTCAGAATTGTATTTTGAAAATGGAAATAAAAAAGAAATAATCAAAAGAATTGGAAAGTCAGACAATGCAACTGTTGAAATATATAACAAAGATGGTTTTTTAATTAAAAAAGGTACATATTTAAAAAAATACAAAAATGGGTTATGGAAGTTTTTTGAACCTAAAAAAGGACGTTTAGTAGAGGAAATAACATATGCTAACAACTCTAAACACGGACTTTACAAAAAATATAACGCTGCTAATATCATTTCAATAAAAGGTAATTACATCAATAATAACAAAGATGGTGTTTGGAAATATTACGATTTAGCAGGTAGTATAAAAAAAGAAATTGTTTATCAATTAGGTAAAAAAATATCGACTAAAACTTTTGATTAA
- a CDS encoding toxin-antitoxin system YwqK family antitoxin: MNKALNFLLIFLIYQNVVFSQKTMLWRDVDIQKFGKETIYKNLKGEKLTGLFKIADRNGAYSKVTFSDGLISNSKFNYDSDGVLYSKINYKNSLKNGDFTVYYTDESIKRKGSYIAGKKNGKWSTYNKEGDEIAVENYKNDVKNGLFWEHSKSRINQDKIVVTQKEYKNGLPKGTWFSKDNGKLIWEKKFIAPKTYTLKNYHKNGTIKNRKEYKNDEYFGHWFQKNEEGDLKWEKEYYSNNDYTEKRYH, encoded by the coding sequence ATGAATAAAGCTTTAAACTTCTTACTTATTTTTTTAATCTATCAAAATGTAGTTTTTTCTCAAAAAACAATGCTTTGGAGAGATGTTGATATTCAAAAATTTGGAAAAGAAACTATTTACAAGAATTTAAAAGGCGAAAAATTAACAGGATTATTTAAAATAGCAGACCGTAATGGTGCTTATTCTAAAGTTACATTTTCAGATGGTTTAATTTCAAATTCAAAATTTAATTACGATTCTGATGGCGTTTTATATTCAAAAATAAACTACAAAAACAGCCTTAAAAATGGTGACTTTACGGTTTATTATACTGATGAATCAATCAAAAGAAAGGGTTCTTATATTGCTGGAAAAAAAAATGGAAAATGGAGTACCTATAATAAAGAAGGTGATGAAATTGCGGTAGAAAATTATAAAAATGATGTTAAAAACGGGCTGTTTTGGGAACATTCTAAATCTAGAATAAATCAAGATAAAATTGTTGTAACTCAAAAAGAATATAAAAATGGACTACCTAAAGGAACATGGTTTTCTAAAGATAATGGAAAACTTATTTGGGAGAAGAAATTTATAGCACCTAAAACATATACGCTAAAAAACTATCATAAAAATGGTACTATTAAAAACCGTAAAGAATATAAAAATGATGAATATTTTGGGCATTGGTTTCAAAAAAATGAAGAAGGTGATTTAAAATGGGAAAAGGAATATTACTCAAATAACGATTATACTGAAAAAAGATACCATTGA